Proteins encoded by one window of Deltaproteobacteria bacterium:
- a CDS encoding AMP-binding protein — translation MSLGRMLEESCHRYADNVAIIYDEKYVTYDALNRDVNALGNGLRKLGIQKGDNVAIMLPNCPEFVISYFAVQKIGAVAVTLNVLSTSYELRYLLANSNAKCLITEAPLAKKYEEIRAELPLCSHIITSSGMNAESPFWQIVEMGPDTLDIPDIADNDPAVIIYTAGLTGKPLGAVLTHGNLLSQSELLRSVYHATDKDRGLAVIPLFHAFGAVANMLAAIRIGAGIVLQDRITMDAIFSTIQKERVTYIAAVPRLFLGMIFHREADQYDVSSLDFCITGGSAMPPEFIPVFEQKFNVILREGYGLTEASPVCSVGSRDMVHKPGSTGTVIPGVEAKLVDDQDNELPVNVSGELLIRGENVMRGYYKDEEATARVLRNGWLHTSDLARIDEDGYIFLTGRKKRMIITSGFNVYPREVEQVLELHPAVKAAMVVGEPNLLRGEIVKALIVRNPDVTVDERDITRHCRTYLSSYKVPREVEFVEAIDMHGSS, via the coding sequence ATGAGTCTTGGACGGATGCTTGAAGAAAGTTGTCATCGATATGCAGACAATGTGGCCATAATCTACGATGAAAAATACGTGACCTATGATGCCTTGAACAGGGATGTAAACGCCCTCGGAAATGGATTGAGAAAACTGGGTATACAAAAGGGGGATAATGTCGCCATCATGCTTCCCAATTGCCCCGAATTTGTCATATCCTACTTTGCTGTTCAGAAAATCGGCGCTGTTGCCGTTACGCTCAATGTCCTGTCCACGTCTTATGAACTTCGTTACCTCCTTGCAAACAGCAATGCAAAATGTTTAATCACAGAAGCACCTTTAGCGAAAAAATATGAGGAAATCCGTGCTGAATTACCTCTTTGCAGTCATATCATCACGAGCAGCGGCATGAATGCCGAATCCCCTTTTTGGCAAATAGTCGAAATGGGTCCGGATACATTAGACATACCGGATATTGCCGATAATGATCCCGCCGTTATTATCTATACTGCAGGACTCACAGGAAAACCTCTGGGGGCAGTACTCACCCATGGCAATCTCCTGTCCCAATCCGAACTTCTTAGAAGCGTATATCATGCCACAGATAAGGACAGGGGGCTTGCTGTTATTCCTCTGTTTCATGCGTTCGGTGCCGTGGCTAATATGTTAGCTGCCATCCGCATCGGCGCGGGCATCGTATTACAAGATCGGATTACCATGGACGCCATTTTCAGCACAATCCAGAAGGAAAGGGTGACCTATATCGCCGCTGTGCCCCGGCTTTTTTTAGGAATGATTTTCCATCGCGAAGCCGATCAATATGACGTAAGTTCTCTCGACTTTTGCATAACGGGAGGATCGGCTATGCCGCCCGAGTTCATTCCGGTATTTGAACAGAAATTTAACGTTATCTTGAGAGAAGGGTATGGTCTTACCGAGGCGTCTCCTGTGTGTTCTGTAGGCAGTCGGGATATGGTGCACAAGCCGGGATCAACAGGGACAGTAATTCCCGGTGTTGAGGCAAAGTTAGTTGATGATCAGGATAACGAATTACCAGTGAATGTGAGCGGGGAACTTCTCATCAGGGGTGAGAATGTGATGAGAGGCTATTACAAAGACGAAGAAGCCACCGCCCGCGTTCTGCGAAACGGCTGGCTCCACACAAGCGATCTGGCCAGGATCGACGAGGATGGATATATTTTTTTGACAGGCCGGAAAAAACGGATGATTATAACCAGCGGTTTCAATGTCTATCCCCGGGAGGTTGAGCAGGTTCTGGAACTTCACCCTGCCGTTAAGGCCGCCATGGTCGTCGGCGAACCCAATCTGTTGCGAGGAGAAATTGTAAAGGCTCTGATTGTCAGGAATCCGGACGTCACGGTGGACGAAAGGGATATCACGAGACATTGCAGGACCTATCTGTCTTCTTATAAAGTGCCGCGTGAAGTTGAATTTGTAGAAGCGATTGACATGCACGGTTCTTCATAG
- the folD gene encoding bifunctional methylenetetrahydrofolate dehydrogenase/methenyltetrahydrofolate cyclohydrolase FolD, with amino-acid sequence MAVIIDGKKIAQDIRHEVKAESLRLKEGTGITPGLAVVLVGDDPASKIYLKHKENACSDAGFFSQEFRLPQETLESELLATIQGLNQDESIHGILVQLPLPRHLNSATIIEAIDPQKDVDGFHPYNLGRLFTGNPYHMACTPRGILELMDRHAITIEGKEAVIVGRSNIVGKPLALMLLNRHATVTICHTRTQNLSEVTKRAEILIAAAGKPEMIGADMVRNGAVVIDVGVNRMDDGRLVGDVAFSEVLEKASYITPVPGGVGPMTIAMLLVNTLKAASGGQISEQK; translated from the coding sequence ATGGCTGTTATCATAGACGGAAAGAAGATAGCACAGGATATCAGGCATGAGGTGAAGGCAGAATCCCTGCGCCTGAAAGAAGGAACCGGGATAACGCCGGGGCTCGCGGTTGTCCTCGTCGGGGATGACCCGGCATCGAAGATTTACCTGAAGCATAAAGAGAACGCATGCAGCGATGCCGGATTCTTTTCCCAGGAATTCAGGCTCCCACAAGAGACACTTGAGAGTGAACTGCTCGCTACAATACAGGGGCTGAATCAAGATGAAAGTATCCACGGTATCTTGGTACAGCTTCCCCTTCCCCGCCATCTCAATTCCGCAACCATAATCGAAGCAATTGATCCCCAAAAAGACGTCGATGGATTTCATCCTTACAATCTAGGACGACTCTTCACCGGCAATCCCTACCACATGGCCTGCACGCCCAGGGGTATTCTGGAATTAATGGATCGTCATGCTATCACAATCGAAGGCAAGGAAGCGGTCATTGTAGGGAGAAGCAATATCGTGGGAAAACCGCTGGCCCTCATGCTCCTCAACCGGCACGCAACAGTGACCATATGCCATACCAGGACACAAAACCTATCAGAGGTTACAAAACGGGCTGAGATACTCATCGCTGCTGCCGGGAAGCCGGAAATGATCGGGGCTGATATGGTCAGGAACGGTGCTGTGGTAATTGATGTGGGTGTAAACAGGATGGATGACGGTCGTCTGGTTGGAGATGTGGCGTTTTCTGAAGTTCTTGAAAAAGCGTCTTACATCACGCCGGTGCCCGGCGGCGTGGGACCGATGACGATTGCCATGTTACTCGTAAATACCCTTAAAGCAGCCTCTGGCGGCCAGATTTCGGAACAAAAATAA
- a CDS encoding acetyl-CoA C-acyltransferase yields MREVVIVSGARTAVGSFGGSLNGVKTVDMGALVIREAIKRAGLRPAISDFVKSSRPDVFGEFDMTDINRKYYDYDSGLTPVYFDECVMGNVLQTALGQNSARQASIYAGLPEETNAFTINKVCA; encoded by the coding sequence ATGAGAGAAGTTGTGATTGTGAGTGGGGCAAGGACTGCCGTTGGAAGTTTTGGAGGGTCGCTGAATGGTGTGAAGACAGTCGATATGGGTGCGCTGGTTATCAGGGAGGCCATCAAGAGAGCAGGACTCCGGCCGGCAATTAGTGATTTTGTGAAATCCAGCCGTCCTGATGTTTTTGGAGAATTTGACATGACGGACATCAACAGGAAATATTACGATTATGACAGTGGATTGACACCGGTCTATTTTGATGAATGTGTCATGGGAAATGTGCTTCAGACAGCCCTTGGTCAAAATTCTGCGCGACAGGCGAGCATCTATGCAGGCTTGCCTGAAGAAACCAACGCGTTCACCATCAATAAAGTGTGTGCT
- the mdh gene encoding malate dehydrogenase produces MGRKKITVIGAGNVGATAAHWAAIKELGDVVLMDIIEGMPQGKALDLMEAAPMEGFDANVIGTNGYEETKNSDVVIITSGIARKPGMSREDLLKINSDIVGSVTENVAKYSPNCFIIIVSNPLDTMTYLALKASKFPKNRVMGQAGALDCARLQSFIGMELNISIQDVKVMLLGGHGDDMVPMPRFSTINGIPLSEFLPKETIDRLVERTKKAGGEIVALLKTGSAFYSPSLGAVIMAEAILKDQRRLIPSCAYLDGEYGLKDICFGVPTILGANGIEKIIELKLNDEEKAVVKKSAESVGKTIAEMKAMKGIA; encoded by the coding sequence ATGGGTCGTAAAAAGATAACAGTTATCGGGGCGGGAAACGTGGGGGCAACCGCCGCTCACTGGGCAGCCATCAAGGAACTTGGGGACGTCGTTCTCATGGATATTATTGAAGGGATGCCCCAGGGAAAGGCTTTAGACTTGATGGAAGCTGCCCCTATGGAAGGTTTTGATGCGAATGTCATCGGAACGAATGGTTATGAAGAAACGAAAAATTCCGATGTGGTCATCATTACATCGGGTATTGCCCGAAAACCCGGCATGAGCAGGGAAGATTTGCTGAAAATCAATTCTGATATCGTCGGTTCGGTGACGGAGAATGTCGCAAAATATTCACCCAATTGTTTCATTATCATCGTAAGCAATCCGCTCGACACGATGACCTACCTAGCGCTGAAGGCCAGCAAGTTCCCGAAAAACAGGGTCATGGGGCAGGCAGGCGCGCTGGATTGCGCACGGCTTCAGTCTTTCATCGGAATGGAACTCAATATCTCTATTCAGGATGTGAAGGTGATGCTCCTTGGCGGCCATGGCGATGATATGGTTCCAATGCCGAGATTTTCGACGATCAACGGTATCCCCCTTTCCGAGTTCCTTCCCAAGGAAACGATTGACAGACTTGTGGAAAGAACGAAAAAGGCAGGCGGAGAGATCGTTGCTCTGCTGAAAACCGGAAGCGCCTTCTATTCACCGTCTCTGGGCGCTGTTATTATGGCGGAAGCCATCCTTAAGGATCAAAGAAGACTTATTCCCAGCTGTGCATACCTTGATGGTGAGTATGGGCTGAAGGACATCTGTTTTGGTGTTCCAACCATTCTTGGGGCCAACGGCATTGAGAAGATTATCGAACTCAAGCTGAATGATGAAGAAAAGGCCGTTGTTAAGAAGTCTGCTGAGAGCGTTGGGAAAACGATCGCTGAAATGAAGGCAATGAAGGGCATTGCCTGA